The following coding sequences lie in one Aspergillus puulaauensis MK2 DNA, chromosome 3, nearly complete sequence genomic window:
- a CDS encoding FAD/FMN-containing protein (COG:S;~EggNog:ENOG410PN1M;~InterPro:IPR006094,IPR036318,IPR016166,IPR012951;~PFAM:PF08031,PF01565;~SECRETED:SignalP(1-18);~go_function: GO:0016491 - oxidoreductase activity [Evidence IEA];~go_function: GO:0050660 - flavin adenine dinucleotide binding [Evidence IEA];~go_function: GO:0071949 - FAD binding [Evidence IEA];~go_process: GO:0055114 - oxidation-reduction process [Evidence IEA]), translated as MLIQTPLTALTLLSTAAGQSQPRHRCTNSDACWPTPETWNQFNTTIGGKLIRSVPSAAVCHSPRYNPGQCATAKRSWLDSFWRTNQTGGYAAMVWEMGETGRCFIDTPVEEGCDQGIVPYYSVRAQSVEDIQASVRFASEKDLYLVTKNTGHDHLGRSSGKGAFSIWTHNMKGIEWHDAFIPRGAPDDADIGVPAVTLQAGEQWFDVYQAASKKGVVVVGGSARTVGAAGGYLLGGGHSPFAHYYGLAADNLLEMSIVSAAGEHLVLNRYTDPEYFWAVRGGGGSSWGVVTSVTYKTHPVPENLIMGFVQLNATNGNLTNVLAESLKLLPGVTDAGYIGYGDLSGGFNGFFMTPNSTVGAFNETFAGFFNLSTRPGVQGAVGAYPSDWDGYLETILRDPNIGTNIQDTSRLLTADVIQDKAEDLARFLVKNPGGGFNFIGKVNNDERDNTAVHDIWKKSHALLSISIDWADNATEAEKHKKRLHAVHMSETFSEIVGSDDGTYINEANPYEPNWESVFWGDKYERLLEIKRRVDPTGLFICNRCVGGELVLQA; from the exons GCACAAATAGCGACGCCTGCTGGCCAACCCCCGAAACATGGAACCAATTCAACACCACAATCGGTGGGAAACTGATCCGCTCCgtcccctccgccgccgtctgCCACAGCCCCCGATACAACCCCGGTCAATGCGCAACCGCAAAACGCAGCTGGCTCGATAGTTTCTGGCGCACGAACCAGACGGGCGGGTATGCGGCGATGGTGTGGGAGATGGGTGAGACTGGGAGGTGTTTTATTGATACACCTGTTGAGGAGGGGTGTGATCAGGGGATTG TACCGTATTACTCCGTCCGAGCACAGAGTGTTGAGGATATCCAAGCCTCTGTGAGATTCGCCAGTGAGAAGgatctatatctagtaaCCAAGAACACGGGGCATGATCA TCTCGGTCGGTCAAGCGGAAAAGGCGCATTCTCGATCTGGACGCATAACATGAAGGGCATTGAATGGCACGACGCGTTTATTCCCCGTGGAGCGCCAGATGATGCCGATATTGGTGTACCGGCTGTAACGCTGCAAGCTGGGGAGCAGTGGTTTG ATGTATATCAAGCAGCATCCAAGAAAGGAGTCGTGGTTGTCGGAGGCTCAGCACGCACAGTCGGTGCAGCAGGGGGCTATCTGCTCGGCGGAGGCCACTCGCCGTTTGCACATTATTATGGCCTTGCGGCGGATA ATTTATTGGAAATGAGTATCGTCTCTGCGGCTGGCGAACATCTCGTGCTGAATCGGTATACGGACCCGGAGTACTTCTGGGCTGTGCGTGGTGGTGGGGGGAGTTCCTGGGGG GTCGTCACGTCAGTCACATACAAAACACACCCAGTCCCCGAGAACCTCATCATGGGCTTCGTCCAGCTGAACGCCACCAACGGGAATCTCACCAACGTCCTGGCCGAATCGCTTAAGCTCCTCCCGGGTGTCACGGACGCCGGATACATAGGGTACGGCGATCTCAGCGGGGGGTTCAACGGGTTCTTCATGACGCCGAATAGCACTGTTGGAGCGTTTAATGAGACCTTTGCGGGCTTCTTCAATCTATCTACCCGGCCTGGTGTGCAGGGCGCGGTTGGGGCGTATCCGTCAGACTGGGATGGGTATCTAGAGACGATTCTGAGGGATCCGAATATCGGGACCAATATCCAGGATACGTCGCGGCTGTTGACGGCGGATGTTATCCAGGACAAGGCGGAGGATCTGGCACGGTTTCTGGTGAAGAATCCGGGTGGGGGGTTCAATTTTA TTGGGAAAGTGAACAACGATGAGCGTGACAATACTGCGGTACATGATatctggaagaagagccacGCCTTGCTGAGTATCTCGATTGACTGGGCGGATAACGCCACCGAGGCCGAGAAGCATAAGAAGAGATTACATGCAGTACACATGAGCGAGACCTTTTCGGAGATTGTTGGATCTGACGATGGGACGTACATAAACGAAGCAAATCC ATATGAGCCGAACTGGGAGAGCGTGTTCTGGGGAGATAAGTATGAGAGACTGCTCGAGATTAAA